The Miscanthus floridulus cultivar M001 chromosome 6, ASM1932011v1, whole genome shotgun sequence genomic interval CGCCATGCTTGTCGGACGACGTTCTGATCCCAAACGACCCTCGTTCGGCTTGACGACGCGCGCTAATGGCTCCTCCGCGTGCCCCGGCCTCTACATCCCGCAACGACCGGGCGCGCGGATTGGCACCTCCGGCCTCGCCGATCATGACGCCACCGGATGCGCCACAACCATCGGCTACGCCCACTACGCCATCCGCACCGTCAGCGCCCACTGAACCACCAGCGCCTCCCACGGCGACAGACGCTGGGCCACCACCTCGACATCCGATGGTCACGCGTGCGTAAGTTGGGGTTCACATGCCGAATCCCAAGTACGCGCACGTGGCTACTACAACGGTACTGTCTGCACCACCGACGTCCGTCCGCGCCGCACTCCGTGACCCGGACTGGAAGGCCACCATGCAAGCCGAGTTCGACGCACTGCAAAGCAATGGCACCTGGACGCTGGTGCCTCGACCGGCCAATGCCAACATCATCACTGGCAAATGGCTATTCAAGAACAAGCTGCAGCCTGATGGGAGTCTTGAATGCCGCAAAGCCCGATGGGTGGTGCGTGGGTTCTCACAACGCCCAGGGGTCGACTTCCATCAGACCTTTTCCCTAGTGATCAAGCCGGCAACCATCAGGACTGTCCTTCACCTCGCCGCGACACGGCGGTGGGCAGTACACCAGCTCGACGTCAAGAATGCGTTCCTGCATGGCGATCTCGCCGAGCGCGTCTACTGCTACCAGCCGGCTGGCTTCGTCGACAAGGACCACCCCGATCATGTGTGCCAGCTCGTCAAGTCCTTGTATGGGCTCAAGCAGGCGCCACGGGCGTGGTTCCTCCGCCTTGGTGGTCAGCTGCTCCGCATGGGCTTCACCGCGTCGCGCTCTGACAGCTCCCTCTTCATCTATCAGCGTGGTCATGATGTGGCCTACCTCCTGGtgtacgtggatgacatcatccTCACTGCCTCATCGCCCACACTACTGCGCCACATTGTTGATCAGCTCCGGGAAGCGTTCGCGATCAAGGATCTCGGTGAGCTGCATTTTTTCCTTGGCATCCAGGTGCGCCGTGACGCTACTGGCTTCCACCTCAACCAAGCCCAGTACACCGAAGACATTCTGGAACGTGCTGGGATGGCGAATTGTAAGCCTGCATCCACGCCAGTCGACGTCTCGCCCAAGCTGTCTGCCAAGGACGGCGACGCTGCCACCGATGGCACCTTCTACCGCAGCATCACTGGGGCACTCCAGTACCTCACTCTCACGCGTCCGGACATCGCCTACAGCGTGAATCAAGCGTGCCTTCATATGCATTCTCCTCACGACGCTCACTGGAATTTTGTCAAGCGGATTCTGCGCTATCTGCGCGGCTCCATCAACACCGGCATCACCATTTCGGCAACTCCATCGACAACCTTGAAGGCATATTCCGACGCCGATTGGGCAGGTTGCCCAGACACCAGGCGTTCGACGTCTGGCTACTGTGTGTTCCTTGGAGACTCGCTCGTGTCGTGGTCGTCCAAGCGACAGACCACGGTTTCCCGATCGAGTGCTGAAGCTGAATACCGGGGGTCGCCAATGCTGCTGCTGAGTGCTGCTGGCTCCGACATCTTCTTCGCGAGCTTCACGTCGTACTTGACAAGGCCATGGTCATCTATTGTGGCAATGTATCTGTAGTGTATCTGTCTGAGAACCCGGTTCATCATCGCAGGACCAAACATGTCGAACTGGACATCCATTTCGTCCGCGAGAAGGTGGCCCTAGGTCAATTCAAGGTGCTGCACATACCAACACGGTATCAGTTTGCTGATATAATGACCAAAGGCCTGCCGACGCCATTGTTCAACGAGTTCAGAGATAGTTGTGTATTCGATCACCAGTTGCTCCaactgcggggggggggggggggggggggggggggggggggtaagcgAGCTATTCATCAGGAGTCTGTTAGCTAGTGTATGACCTGCTCCACCGTGTAACTGATAGTCCCTAGTCTTCAGCTAAGTACATGCAGGATAGTTAGAGTTGATTGGCTAGGATTGTTGTACTCTGAACATTGAATGAACTTGAGCGTTCTATTCTCTTACAGATTCAACTCCGGCCCTGCAGCGCGCTGCTTGCTTATCGTCTCCCAAAGTTTAGGGTTCCAGCCTCGTTCTTGTGCTGATTTTACGCTAAAACTATCGATTTCAATTCGTAGCTGGAAGAGAAAGGCTTGCATGTGTATTTTGTTGCTATGTGCAAATGTAAACTGTGAACCTCCAACCAAAATGGTTTCGGAGAACACTATGCATGCCATTTGCAGATTGCAATTCCATCCTCTTGCAGGAACTCGCTGCAAGCCTGCGACCAGCACCCTGTTGGTTCAATTGATTCTGTGACTTATAAGCTGAATGATTGTTTTGGTGTTTGAGAAAAACATTATATAATAGCTGATAAGTATGGTTCATACGATAAAACAAACAGTGTTAGACCTTCTAATAATACTGTTTCTACGTTGTACCTTCTGATACTACCTGGGATTGCTTGGGCTTTGCGATGGTCACTTGTCACCAAATTTGCCATTTGAttataaaaaaaaaaaccaaatttGCCATTTGTTAGTGCCCAAATATTCCACCCGCAACGTTATTGCATGAAGCCATTCTAGATTTCAGACAATTCAAATTTGTCCCCGTTTACAAACTAGTCATAAGACATGTCCGTTTCGACCTAATAAATCATCTATGGTGTTTCCCTGATTTTAGGGGCTGTTTGAATCCAGCCGGATTCTAAGAATGTCATCCAACAAGCTAGAGATTCTGTAGCATTTGAACTCACAGATTTTTACCTCTCATAATAATCCAAGAAGCGATTCTAGTATCCGATCCAAACAGTAGTGGCCAGCCCAGATATGTGAAAATTTCTGATTTCTGATGACCAATGCTGGCTCACGTTCAGGTTCAGTGCTTGTTTTTTTTTAGACAGAGGAACGGGTGCTTGGAACCTGCTACGGGACAGTACATGCCCCACAGCACCAGCGGCCTGAAAAGAGAACAGAAGTACAGTGTACAGACCGCTACGGGTACTTCAAGTAGTACACCGCAATATCACATGTACGAGTAgtgctaggccttgtttagattgtgaaTAATTTCAACCCGACAAATAGTagtattttcgtcttatttggtaaatattgtccaatcgtggatcaactaggctcaaaagattcatctcgtgattttcaactaaactgtgtaattagttatttttttacctatatttaatactccatgcaagcgttcaaaaattgatatgatggagagagagtgaaaaaacttggaattttgatgtaaactaaacaaggccctactcGTCATATGCTGGCTTAATCGGATGATTCCCAATTGAACCTAATACAAACTTAAAAGTATCCTCACTTCTGAATTCGTATTCAACTTTCAACACCAGTTCCCCATACCACCATAGCCCCGTTGCTGAACTAATTCAACAAAATTTGTCCAATCCGCTACGAGATGCTGCATTCTGTGCCGATTTTATGCTCCGAGTAGCATACACTGGGTACATTTCAAAACTAGACAAAAAAAAAGGACGCATTAGACGGTCTCCAACAACGAATCCATATGAGtaccaaaatccaaaataaatagcaagagatccaaaatcagcctccaacagagtacctatatgaaaGACCTATTTTAGATTACCTGAGACTATCTTCAACACCaccacccaaaatacaagacccattcaaCGTTTGGGTAACGCAACAGTCAAATGGTTCGATACTCATTCGACATCCTCTTCAACAAtaggacccaaaagagaatcctttctgcaaataagttttcaggagagaggatactcatatttgggttgtgcctatcagacaacccaaaatgggtctcctatataggtactctgttagaggctgattttgggtctcctgctacccattttgggtttgggtgacCATATGGGTCACCTATTGGAGACAGTCTGAGAGACACAACTCAAATATGGGCATTCTCTTTTATGGAAACCCATTTACAGAAAgtattctcttttgggtcttgttgttagaGAAGATGTCGAATATGTATTGAAACTTTTGCCCGTAACCTACCCAAAGAATAAATatatcttgtattttgggtgttgtcGTTGGAGATAGCCTTACAAACTTCCCTTTTATAGTATATGAACTAAACTGAATTTGATTGAGCACGATAAAACACTCAAGTCCTCCATGGATATCCAATATTGACCCCTCACAATTTCTGTACCACAACCAAACAATGAAACAACTTTCTTGTGCAATTTTTACATTTTGAATCCGTGGTACGTCTTTCCAGCTACAGGGAATTCATTCTTTTCAGTTTTTATTAGCTTTTAAGAAATCTTGTGTTCAAAAGACAACTTTAGCATTTTGTGCAGTCTGACATCCGTGCGTATATAAAATTTTCCTTCTATCTAAAAAGGCATAAAAATCAGTTTCCCTTTTCTCCTTGTTCATTCTCCTTTTTAACCGCCTCCCTCTTCCCTGGCACTAGTCCTCTCTTCCTTGATTCCCTCTACAGTGGTACGACGGAGCATCCCAAGAAAGCTCAGACTCTTCGCTGTCGGCTGGTTCGTGTCGTGGTCGGTTCGTGAAGAAATATTGTTATTTATTTgcgcgagagaaaaatactccgAAAATTTAGGAATCTATACGACGAGCACAAGCCAAACGAAAGTTGGAGAGAAACCATGGAGGCAGGGGAGGCTGGCCCGACCAGCGAGCtgctggcgccgccgccgccgcccgggagCAGCAAGCGCACCGGCAAGAGGGCGAGGGACGGGCCGCTGCTGTTCGGTACCCAACTGATCAGGCACGAAGGGAAAGAAGAGCCGAGCGACGCAGCAGCACAAGGCGCCGAAGCGATCGCCGCCGTTCCATGGGAGCCCCAGGCGGAAAAGCAGCCGGCACCGACGACCGCGGTTCAGGTGGACAAGGGCAAGCTCTACTGCTCGCTGTGCTCCTGCGCGCTGACGCCTCCCATCTACCAGGTTGCTCGCTTCGCTTGCCCCCATCTCCATCTCCACACGGCAAATTTCAATTTCTAATGGTGTTGCCGTCTGCGGTTGGGCGTGTTAGTGGCGTCCAGTGCGCGGTGGGGCATCTGGCGTGCTGCGCCTGCCGCGTGAAGCTCCCGGGCCGCCGCTGCCGGACCTGCCGCGACCGCGGCGCACCCCCGCCCCCCGACCTCTTCTTCACCGACCTCCGCGTGCCGTGCGACTTCCAGGAGTACGGCTGCGACAGCTTCGTCTCCTACTTCCTCAGCGCCAGCCACAGGGACACGTGCGAGCACGCGCCGTGCCACTGCCCGGAGCCCGGCTGCCCGCTCCTCCGCTCGCCCCGCACGCTCGCCGCCCACCTCGCCTGCGACCACTCCTGGCCCGTCGAGGACGTGGCGTACGGCGCGCCCATCCCGCTCGCCGTCCCGGTGCCCGCGCCCCCGGCCCCGACGCGGCGGAGCTCGACGAACCGCCTGCTGCTGCGCGGGGACGACGCGTCGCTGTTCCTGATGGCCGCGGGCCCGCTGGGCGACGGCGCGGCGGTGTCCGTGGTGCTTCTTCGGGCGACGGCCAAACCTCCCCCGCTCCCGCGGTTCACGTGCACGTTCTACGCCAACCCGCCCCCCGGCGCGGCGGAGCTCGCGGGGAGCTACTTCTTCGCGACCGTGCCGGTGAGGAGCAGCGCGCTGGCCGACGGCGCCGGCGTCGCGCCCGAGAAGGAGCTGTACTTCGCCGTGCCCAGGGAGATGCTGCACGGGGGCAACAGGGAGCTCTTCCTCTCCGTCCGCATTGATCGCTCGCCCGGGCCTGAACCTGCTTTGGAAGACAAGGAGATGATGATCACTCAAAGCTGATCAGCAAGTAATACTAGTACCAAATCGTGGGCTTTTGGGATGATAATGTTTAAGTAGGAGTAAGCAGCGTGTTCGCTTGCTCGTagacgatcgtaaattttcagccggaaacagtatttttctctcacaccaaaccaaccagcagtaaataatccacggtcGTTTACGGCGTCTCGAACAGGCCGAAGATTAGCTAGCAGAAAGATAATTTCAGGTGTTGTTATGATGCCATTTCCATCCGGGAGAGGGGTACCTATTGGGATTTTGGCTCTCGTATATGAAGAACTGTCCTTTGGATCTGCACAACTGCAACTAGCATACCAAGGGACACATATCACACACATCATCGGCCCGTTCGTTTTGGACTTAGGCTTACTTTTTCagttaataaatagtatttttttctcataccaaatcagccaataatacttttagtcatagcttatcagccaaacaagcctaaaCAAACATAGTGTATATTTTTTGATTGAGCTTCGGTAATAGTAATTTGCTCATGCAAATTGCTCATACCAT includes:
- the LOC136457856 gene encoding E3 ubiquitin-protein ligase SINA-like 7; amino-acid sequence: MEAGEAGPTSELLAPPPPPGSSKRTGKRARDGPLLFGTQLIRHEGKEEPSDAAAQGAEAIAAVPWEPQAEKQPAPTTAVQVDKGKLYCSLCSCALTPPIYQCAVGHLACCACRVKLPGRRCRTCRDRGAPPPPDLFFTDLRVPCDFQEYGCDSFVSYFLSASHRDTCEHAPCHCPEPGCPLLRSPRTLAAHLACDHSWPVEDVAYGAPIPLAVPVPAPPAPTRRSSTNRLLLRGDDASLFLMAAGPLGDGAAVSVVLLRATAKPPPLPRFTCTFYANPPPGAAELAGSYFFATVPVRSSALADGAGVAPEKELYFAVPREMLHGGNRELFLSVRIDRSPGPEPALEDKEMMITQS